TTACGGGATTATTCCTGGCTCGATGGGCAGCAAATCGTTTATCGTGAAAGGAAAAGGGAATGAGGCGAGTTTTGCCTCGTGCAGTCACGGGGCGGGACGAAAAATGTCGCGGGCGCAAGCCAAAAAACGCTTCACGACGCGCGACCTCGAGCGCCAGACTTCCGGCATTTTGTGCCGAAAAGACAGCGGCATTTTGGACGAAATTCCCGAAGCCTATAAAGACATCGAGACGGTCATGCAAAACCAGAGCGATTTGGTGGAAATTCTGGCCGAACTTCACCAAATCGTTTGTATTAAGGGCTAACTTCAGGTTTGACTCTGGCGCTCTATCCATTTTTCGATTTTCGGCGAGCGATAGCTTTTCATGCGTTCGAGCATTTTTTCGGCGTCCGATTCCAAAATGAGCATGTCCAAATTCGGCGCTTTCATAAAACGCATCTCGACGGTGTTTTGCAAAAACGTGTAGAGATGATCGTAAAAACCTGCCACGTTCAGCACGGCACAAGGTTTTTCGTGGAGGCCAAGTTGCGCCCAAGTAAACACCTCGAAAATTTCTTCCAGCGTACCAATGCCGCCTGGTAAAGCAACGAAGCCATCGGAAAGGTCGGCCATCAAGGCTTTGCGCTCGTGCATCGACCCGACGACGTGCAATTTGCTCACATCGGTGTGAGCCAGCTCCTTATCGGCCAAAAACTTCGGAATCACGCCGACCACTTCGCCGCCGGCTTCCATGACAGATGACGCAATGATGCCCATCAAGCCGACATTGCCGCCGCCATAAATAAGCCGAATGTTTTTGCGCGCAAGCAATTTTCCAAACGCTTGCGTTGCCTCTTTATATTCCGGCTTTCCTCCTAAATTTGAACCGCAAAAAACACAGATGCTTTTCATATCCATTATTTTAAAATCAGTAAAAAGTGAAGTTTTAAACGTACGTAAAATCAATTTGGCTCACAACTGCCAATCTTTCTCAAAACACTTGCTTTCGAATTCGCGACTTGTTTGTTCAGCTTTTGCTTGTATTTGAATCTTCGCCGGAATGCTCTATCTTTCTTTTCTGTTGGTTTCGTGCCAAGAAAGTTAGATCTGTTTTGCTAAACTCTTTTCGTTTTTTATGTCTGCATCAATCCAAACGCCATCTTCGATTTCTACTAAGCACGCTTTTGAAAAATCCCCGACTCGCTACCGCGTGCGCATTGTAAGGGAAAATCTTCATTTGATTGAGGTGACCGTTAGTTTGCCCACTCAGCAGCGGGCGCAAATAGATTTCAAATTGCCGGCTTGGCGGCCAGGCAGATATTCTATCCAAAATTACGCCGCGCATGTTCAGGAGTTTTCGGCTTTTTGCAACAACAAAAATCTTCGTTTTAACAAACTGGACAAGCAAACTTGGCGCGTTTATACGGAAGGCGAGGCAAGTATTTCGGTCAAGTATCGCTTTTATGCGGCAGGGCCGGTCGATGCGGGCAATTGCTACATTGGCCACGATAAGCTGTTTTTCACAGGATCAAATCTGCTGGTTTATACCGATGACTTTCGGTTTTTGCCAGCAACGCTCACGCTTCAGCTTCCGCCAACTTGGAAAACCGCCACGCAGCTTGTGAAAACGGACGATCCATACGTGTTTTATGCGGAAACTTACGACGAGCTCATCGACGCGCCGATTTTAAGCAGTCCAACACTGGCGAATTACCCGATTACGGCTCAAGGCAAAACCGTGAATATTTTCTTTGATAAACCGATTGCACCAAGCGATAAGAAATTCACGCTGAGCCAAATTCAAGCGGATCTTGAAAAGATTGTTGTCTCGCAATTTGAGCTCATGCAAGATGCGCCTTTTGGCGAATATGGATTTATCTATCAAATTTTGCCGGAACGCTTTTATCATGGCGTCGAGCATAAAAATTCCTGCTCGATTGTCTTGGGGCCGGAGCGCGAAATGAACGAGCTTTACGACGAATTTCTGAGCATCACGTCGCACGAATTTTTCCATGTGTGGAATGTTAAGCGGATTTTGCCAGATGAGTTTGTCCCGTATGACTACACGAAGGAAGTCTACACGCCGTCGCTTTATATTTGCGAAGGCTTCACGAGCTATTACGGCGATTTGATGCTTTGCCGGTCCGGGCTTTGGTCGCCGGACACGTATTTTGCCGAACTTTCAAAGGCGATAAACTCCGTGCAAAGCACCTACGGGCGCAAGGTGCAATCCTTGGCAAATTCCTCTTTCGACGCGTGGCTCACGGGCTATAAAGCGGGACGCAGCACCAATTCCATCAATTTCTATACCAAAGGTCAACTCGTGGCGCTCTTGCTCGATTTGGAAATTCGTGTTCGAACCCAAAATACCGCCTCGCTCGACGATGTGATGCGCGCACTCAATGAAAATTTTGCCAAACAAAATAAAGGCTTTTCGCACGATGAATTTGTGGCATTGGTTGAGAAAATCGGAAATGCTTCATTTCAAACATTTTTTGAAAAATATGTGTTTGGCGC
Above is a window of Chloroherpeton thalassium ATCC 35110 DNA encoding:
- a CDS encoding TIGR00730 family Rossman fold protein, producing the protein MDMKSICVFCGSNLGGKPEYKEATQAFGKLLARKNIRLIYGGGNVGLMGIIASSVMEAGGEVVGVIPKFLADKELAHTDVSKLHVVGSMHERKALMADLSDGFVALPGGIGTLEEIFEVFTWAQLGLHEKPCAVLNVAGFYDHLYTFLQNTVEMRFMKAPNLDMLILESDAEKMLERMKSYRSPKIEKWIERQSQT
- a CDS encoding M61 family metallopeptidase, translating into MSASIQTPSSISTKHAFEKSPTRYRVRIVRENLHLIEVTVSLPTQQRAQIDFKLPAWRPGRYSIQNYAAHVQEFSAFCNNKNLRFNKLDKQTWRVYTEGEASISVKYRFYAAGPVDAGNCYIGHDKLFFTGSNLLVYTDDFRFLPATLTLQLPPTWKTATQLVKTDDPYVFYAETYDELIDAPILSSPTLANYPITAQGKTVNIFFDKPIAPSDKKFTLSQIQADLEKIVVSQFELMQDAPFGEYGFIYQILPERFYHGVEHKNSCSIVLGPEREMNELYDEFLSITSHEFFHVWNVKRILPDEFVPYDYTKEVYTPSLYICEGFTSYYGDLMLCRSGLWSPDTYFAELSKAINSVQSTYGRKVQSLANSSFDAWLTGYKAGRSTNSINFYTKGQLVALLLDLEIRVRTQNTASLDDVMRALNENFAKQNKGFSHDEFVALVEKIGNASFQTFFEKYVFGAEELPYEQSLNQVGLALHATAQPYMGVRTQVRGNLEEIQAVIPESPAALAGLDQGDILLAINNLSLVGASLKDILMKVNAGEMVTVLYVRGGKIEQATVTLQSQNTFKVVRLAQPKDTQTRLYESWLKQTWENS